The Streptomyces cyaneogriseus subsp. noncyanogenus region GACTACCAGGGCGATGTCCCGGTCCGTCGGCGGTGGGCGCTGGCCCGTCGCAGCTTGAGCAGGCCAGAGGAGATCGCCTACTTCCTCGCCTACGCACCACCCGAGAGTGCGGTGGCCGACCTGGTGCGGGTCGCCGGGATGCGCTGGCAGATCGAGGAGTGCTTCCAGGCCGCGAAGAACGAGTGTGGCCTGGACCAGTACGAGGTCCGTCGTTACGTCGGCTGGTATCGGCACATCACCCTGGCGATGCTCGCTCATGCCTATCTGGCGGTCATGGCGGCCGACGCGGCGGCAAAAGGGGATGCAGAAACGCTTTTGGCCCCTTGGCTCCGCTCACCGTGGCAGAAGTCCGGCGGCTGCTGGCGCCTCGCCTCGCCGGGCACCGCCGAGGTGGCCGGTCGCTTCGCGCGCACCTGCTGAGCTGGTCACGCTGGCGCCGCAGACGCCAGGTCGTCGCCCGCCACTGCCACTACCGGCGACGACTCCACTCGTTGGAGGGGCGGTCAGGCAAGACCGCCCCTGGCACACCACTAGCCCACTACACTCCGGACGACGCCTCTGACCAGGCCAGATAGCGAAACGCTGCTGGAGTACTAGCCCGAGACGGTAAGCCGTCGACCTGTGCACAGTCCGCCGCATGAACATGAATACGAACCCGCTCCACGGAGACCCCTGCCCGCTGTGCGACCGCCCGCTCACTCTGCGCACGACCGTCGTCGTCCGCTCGAACGTGCCGTACCCCACCCGGACCGACTCCCTGCCCCACTGCACCGTCTGTGCCAACGACCTGCCCAACCGGCAGAGGTGGTACGACCTGATGAACGACCGCTACGGCCTCTGACCCGGACCGTGCGAATGCTGCGCCCGGCCTCATCAGCACCACCCATCACGAAATTCGTCCCGAGCCGACTTCAACGCCATCCAACGCGCATCAACGCACCACTTTCCCGACCGCCTACCACCGCTGAGCGCACCGCGTCACCGACGCCCTTCCACACGAACAGCCATCACCGCCCCCGGTCACCGGCCGGGGGCTTCGTGCGTCCTGGAGGAGTTCGCCGTGCCCACCTACGAGGCCCTGCCGCGCTTCACCGCCTCGCCCCCGAACAGCGTCGCCGCTTCCGCCAGGCCGTCAACGCGTTCGTCGACGGCCTGCGCGCCCGTCGAGAACGGAGGGCAGGGGGCGTCAGCCGCTGGCGGGCTCGGCGCCCGCACCGAAGCGCGGGACGTCCGTGCCCGCAACGTCCGACCGGAGAGCTGGTACCGGGCACGTATTGGAAAAGGGCTGTATTCCTGCGCTCGACCGTAGCCCCTCACGCCGTCTTGTCTTGCAGTGTCTGAGTGAGTCACTCCTCGATGCGCCGTGTGTGCTGGGCGCGTAGAGCCGGGAGTCGAGTTCTTGGCCGAGCGCCGAGCGCCGAGCGGCGGGCCTGACCGATGCGGACGTGCACCCGGCAAGGTCCGGGTTGATCGTGTCAGGGAGTCGAGGTGCCGGGCCGGCGCGGCCGACCCTGGTCTGGGAACGTGGGCGAGCCTGCCACCAGATCGGATGATCTTAGGCAAATCACCTTGCGTATCTGATCGGGTACGTAATGTGCTTGCGCTGGGGTCGAAGGTCGGCCCCGCGAAGGGACGGCACATCATGGCGACACAGGTCTCCACCGACATCGCAGCCGTGCGCAACAGCGTCTGGGTCCGCTGGCTGCCGAACGCGCTGCCTGCCGCCGGCTACATCACCTTGAAGAACTCCGGCGACAAGGACCTCAAGGTAACCAAGATCAGCAGCCCCGACTACCAGAAGATCACGGTCTACCAGACCGTTGTCGACTCCGAGAGCTCAAAGATGGTCAAGGTCGACGACTTCACCATCCCCGCCAAAGGCGAGTTCGCGTTGGTCCCGGGCCAGTTCCACCTGATGCTCGAAAAGCCGACCCATCTGATCACCCCGGCGACAACGCCCGCGTCATGTTTTTCCTCGACCTCGACCCCCGGCAGGTCTTCAAGGTCAGGATGCCCGTCCGTACCTCGCCCGAGCTGTACTGAGCCCGCCCACGCCACCAGGAGTCCCGGACATGACCACGTACCACCTCGACCTCGGCGACAACCAGACGGAAGTACTCGCCTCCGTCACCAAACTCACCATCACCCACACCGAACTCGACATCGACGCCTTCCTGGCCGCCGACGCCAACGCCCCCGTGCCCCTCTGGGGCGACGTGGTCCTCACCCGCGGCAACGACCGCCACCCCGCCACCACCGCCTGGGTCGAAGACGTCGAGAACACCAGCACCCACCAGGACGTCGTTCTCATCGCCGGCGACCCCGCCGACCCGAAGGCCCGCCGCATCCGCCTCACCGACGCCTGGGCCAGCGCCAGCTACCACCTGGACGAGGACGACGACCCCGACGCCTTCGCCATCGCCTTCACCGACATCACCGTCGAGAAGTAACCCCGCCTCCCGAACGACACAGCTCGTCCGGTCCGGAACGCTGATGCCTCAGGACCGGACGACCACATCTGGGCCCTGCCCATCGGGCCCTCTCCTGCGGCCTCAGAACCACCGTCCTCGGATCCCTGAGTGCAGCCCGTTCACCGCCATCCCGGCCACCAGGGCAGGAGGATCGACTCGTCGTTGAGTCCGGGCTCGCCTTACCGGGATGTCAGATAGGCGTTCCAGTCGCGGGCGGCGCGGCGGGTCCAGTGCAGGGCGGAGGTGATGCTGATGCCGAGGAGGTCGCTGAGGACGGGGGCGGGCAGGTCGGTGGCCAGGGTGAGCAGGGCGGTGTTGCGGCTGGGGTGGGCGGGCATCTGGTGGCGGCGGAGTTTGGCCGCGAGGGCGGCAGGGGAGCGGTGGGTGCCGGGGGCGTAGCCGGGGACGATCCAGGTGGCGGGTGGGGTGGTGCGGCCGATGGCGGATTCTTGGTGAGCGTGGTCGGCTTGCCGGCGTAGCAGACGGTGGACGGCCGGAGGCAGATCGGTGGGGTGGTCGCCGAGGATCAGCACGGGCTGGTCGCCGTCGTGAAGACGGTCGCTGGTCAGTTCGGTGATCTTGGAGACCGGCATGCCGTACAGCAGCATCAGGGCTTTTGCCGCCCGCACGTCCAGGGGCAGCGTGTCGTCGTGGAGGCAGCGTTGCAGGTGGGCCCAGTGTTCGGTGTCGCTGAACCAGGTCGGGGCCTCGCCTCGGGGCCGGGGGCGGACATCGTGGAGGCCGGTCAGGCGGCGTTGGTGGGCCCAGCGCAGGAAGGGGCGGACGTGGCGGCGTTCGAGCGGGCCGGTCAGCCACAGGTCGACCTGGTGTTGGGTGAGGTCGGCCAGGGCCGTGTGGTGTTCATCCAGCCAGAGGAGGAAGGCGCCGGCGCAGCGGATGGTGTTGCGGGCGCGGGTGGCGCTGGCGGAGGTGAAGCGGCGGCGTGCGGCGCGGCGGCGGGCCTGGCGCAGGACGGACCATTGGGCGTAGGTGCGCAGGAGGTTGCGGTGCTGGGGCGGCAGGGTGGCGAGGGTGCGTTCGAGCCAGGGCTGGAGGGCGCGTAATAACTTCGTATAGCATACATTATACGAAGTTATACGAGCATAACTTCGTATAGCATACATTATACGAAGTTATACGAGCATAACTTCGTATAGCATACATTATACGAAGTTATACGAGCATAACTTCGTATAGCATACATTATACGAAGTTATACGAGCATAACTTCGTATAGCATACATTATACGAAGTTATACGAGCATAACTTCGTATAGCATACATTATACGAAGTTATACGAGCATAACTTCGTATAGCATACATTATACGAAGTTATACGAGCATAACTTCGTATAGCATACATTATACGAAGTTATACGAGCATAACTTCGTATAGCATACATTATACGAAGTTATACGAGCATAACTTCGTATAGCATACATTATACGAAGTTATACGAGGTGCGTGGCGGGGCGGGAGGATGCCGAGATGGACGAGGGTGGCACGCAGGTGCGCCTGGCCGTGTCCGGGGCCGAGGGCGTCAAGGGCTTCATGGGTGACGGGAGCGCCGGAGGCGAGGAGGTTGCGCAGCAGGGCCGCTCCGCCGTGGGGTTTGTCCAGCCACACCAGGGCCGAGTAGGCGCGCGGTACGCGCAGTAGGGCCTGGTTCAGCGGCTCCAGAGCGGCGGGGACGGTGCCGTCAGGCCCGGTGAACTCGATGGTGAGACGGCGTCGCAGCACGCAGCGGGAACAGCAAGGACCGCGGTCGGTCTCCCGGCCGCTGCCGCAGATCAGGCACAGGTAAGGGTTGGCGGCGCCCGAGCACACACCGCATACCGGGCTGCCGTGATCATCGGTGCCGATCAGCGGCCGGGTACGGCCGCAGCTCGTACAGGGTCTGGGGTGGGAACGGATGTAGCGATAGCAGGCAGGGCACACGCCGCCCATCGGCCAGCGGGCCTGGTACCGACGGTCCGCTCCACAGCGTGCGCACCCCGCGGTGGCCACGGTTCGGCAGGCCCCGCACCGTGGACTGCCGGCGCGCACCCCCCGGCACGGCCGCTCACGGCCACAGCCGACACAGACGGCCAGCGGCCCCTGCCAGCAGCCGCGGCACAGATCCGGCCGGCCGTCACGGGCCCGGACATAGACGGGCCGCACCCGGCCACAGCGGCCACAGGGCTGGCGGGCGCGCCGTTTCTCCTGGCAGGGCGAGCACAGCGCCCGTCCGTCGGGCAGGCGGGCGGCCACGGCCCGGGTGTGGCCGCACCGCGCACAGGGCTCCGGCGGCGGGGCGCCGCACCGGCCGCACAGCCCGCTTCCGTCGGGCAGACGGCGCCGGACCCGTGCCCGGCGCCCGCAACTGGAACAGGGCTCGTGCCGGGCCGGGTCGGCAGCGTAACAACTCCCGCACACCGGCCCGCGGGCGTCGATGGCTGCCACGACGCCCTCACATCCGCAACGCGTACACGGGCGCTTGCGGTCTTGTGCGCCGCAGGAGCCGCACACCCTTCCCTCGGCTCGTTGTTCGGGCAGCGGGCGGAGCCGGCCGCAGCGCGCGCACCCCGGGACCTGCACCGGGTGCCCGGCCTTCTTCAGGTATTCAAGGAGGCGCAGCAGCGAGGGCGGGATGTCCGCGTTGCCGGCGGTCAGGGCGTCGGGGTGCCGGCGAAGGTGGGCGTCGAGGCGGTGCAGCCCGGCGGATGGTGCTGCGGCGTACCGGCGCCGGTACCGCCCCTGCCGCCCCTGCCGTCGGCGGCGGTCTTGCGGACCTGGGTGTTGGTCACCCTCACCTCGACCAGATCGTTCGGGGTGCAGCCGAGGATGTCGCACAAGGCGGCGAGCGTGTCCATCGACAGCCGCTGGGGTGGATGGGTCACCAGGCGGTAGACCTGCTCACGGGAGAGGTCGATGCCCCGCTCGGCCAGCAGCGGCATCAGTTCCGTGGTCTGGAACATGCCCTGCTCGGCCATCCGTAGCCGCAGATTCCACACGATGCCCATCTTCTTGTTCACGAGGTTGGCTCCCACAGCTCCGTGTGACGCGCCTGCAGAGAACGGTTCAGCAGGCGGTTGCGGTACTCCAGCGACACCCCGGTATACACCGCTGTCGTCGACCCGTACCGGTGACCGACCTGGTCCTGCACGAACCGCTCCGGATACCCGAACTCGATCAGATGGGTGATGTAGGAGTGCCGCAGGCAGTGCAGGTCCAACTCCTCGTCCAGACCCGCCACTGCCCGCACATGCGCGAACACCTCGTCCATGCGCCTGCACGACATCCGCCCCCGCCGCTCGGTCACCCACCACGCCGGATGCTCCCCCGGCGAGAACCGCGGACGCAGCTCACACTCCCAGTGATCCAGCACCGGAACCGCCCAGTCCATCTCCGGCACCAGCAACACCGTGCGCCGCTTGGGCGGACCGCCCCGCGAGGACTTCCCCCACCGCACCTGCGCCACCCCGAACCGGCCCAAGGCCGGCATCTGGGGATTGCGCCGCCAGTCCACCCGGTCCATCCCCCACGCCTCGCGGCGCCGCAGCCCGAAGGCATAGAAGGTCTTCAGCAGCGCGGCGTCCCGCTGGGCCGCCAACGCGCCCTTGCGGCGCCGGGCCCGGATCTCCTCGGCCAGACCGTCCGCCGCATCGAACAGGACCTGGACCTCGTCGTAGGTGAACGGCCTTCGTCCTGGGCGGCCCTCGTAGTCGTCGGTGTGCGCGATCGTGTTCCACTCGCCCAGGACCTGCTGCGGAACCTCGCCGAACCGCTCGCGACAGACCGCCGTCCACCCGTAGCGGGGGTCGGTGACGAACTCCAGGAACATCCGCAGGTTCCCGAGGTGACCGCGGGCCGTGGACACCGCGAACGAGCGCGAGGTTGAGCGGAGGTGGTCGATGAACGCCTCGATCTCGGCGGCGTTCCACTGCCATGGGTACTGGCCGGAGAAGCGGGCCAGCCGCTGTACCAGGGCCAGGCGGCGGTTGATCGTGTCGTCCTTTAAGAACCGCACCCGCTGCTGCCTTGCCCAACCTTCGAGTATCGCCTCAAAGACCGTCGGCTCGGGGTCCAGCGGCACCACGTGCTTGACCAGCACCAGATGCGACGCACCCGGCAGGTCGACTCGCCCTTCCATAAGATGCATTCAATGCATCATGGATGCGTCGTGCCGGGTGAAGAGGTAGAAGACCATCTCGACGCAGTAATCGCTATATGTTCGGATCGTCCTGACCAGGGTTTTCACCGAGTTCCTCGAACTTCGGCAGTTGCATCGGATGCATCTCCGCCCGGATCCGGGCCAAGCGCACCGGGTGCCTCCACGAGCCGCGCTCCAACGCGGTGTCCACCATGATCTCGGCCACCAGCACCGGCTCCACCAGCACGACGTCCAGCGGTGTCCGCGACCTCCAGTAGGTCGTGAACCGCACGCCGTCCCAGGGGTGACCGGACCTTGGCGGTGTCAGCCGCTCGGCCAGGTCGCGGGCCGCGTTAGGCCTCAGCGGCGTACTGCGGCCGACCGGCCGGAGCACGCCCTCCTCGTCGAGGCGGCCCAGCACAAGCGTCTGCGGCCGGCGCACAGTACCGGTGATAGCGCCGATGACCGCCTCGGTGGTGTCCCGGCGGCGCACCTTGTAGAACGCACGGGCGCCTGGCACATCTGCTGTCCACTCCCCCGGATCACCAGCCCTTCGACGCCGGGCACCTGCGTCCAGGACGTCAGCCACTCGGTGGCCATCGCCGGGTCAGTCGTCTCCGGACACAGCGTCCACGGAGCGGTCAGCCCGCGGTCGGTGAACAGCCGCTCCAGCCGTGCGCGCCGCTCGCCGTACGGGACGTGCAGCAGCTCCTGGCCGTCGAGCTGAAGGAGGTCGAAGACGATGTAGTGCGCCGGCCTCTCCTGGGCGAGCCGGGCGGCGGTCCGGCCGCCGGAGACCGCGCGCCGCTGAAGCGCCTCGAACGACATCCGGCCCCCGGCCCACACGACCAGCTCACCGTCGAGGACCAAGCCGCCGTCGGGCAGGTCCGCGGCTGCGCGCACGAGGTCCGGGAAGCGGCTCTGCATGAGGCTGCCGTGACGGGACTGCAGCAGCAGCGGGCCGGGCGCCGGCCACGACGTGCGGGCGGTGGTGACGAGCTGGGCGGCGGAGAGAAGGCGGAACCGGAGACGGCGGGGCTCCCACCTGCGGATTCCGCCGGTCAAATGAGGCGAAATACTTGGCCGCCTTGCGCAGGATGTCCCGCTTGGTGGCCAGCTTCCGCTCGCTCGCCTCAAGCTCGGCCACCTGGGCCTCCAGCTGCCGGATTCACTCGTCCGGGTCAGCGGACTGTACCGGTTGTCCTGCTCTGGCCGGCGCTGCCCCACCTGCCCCGGCGGCCTCGGGGGCGACGCCGCGACGTTCCCGGTCCCGCAGCACCCACTCACGCAGCGTCGCCCTGTTGATGCCCAGGTCAGCGGCGATGCTCTAGTAGGTCGCCCCGGGCGTGGACTCGTACAGGGCCACGGCATCGGCCTTGAACTCGTCCGAATGAACCTCACTCGCACACCACCCTGATTGCTTCAACTCCGTCGGCCTGAGGTAGTGACTCAAGCAGCCGCATCAGCTCAGACTGAGACAAGGCCATCGTGTGCTCTCCGGTTGAACTGCCCGTTTACCAGGGAGACTTGCGCGATGGCCTGCCCTTGTTCAGGGAGCACTCACCGTGAGCGGCTGCACGCCCCGGGCAGACACCCGCGCATTCCAGACGCTCGACCGACGACACCACCCAGCGGGACACCATCCACCTCCGGCCGACCGATCGCCGAACTCGAGCTCCGCCACCGGCTGCGGGCCCGGGCCGAGGACCGCATCCGGGCCGCCCGCGCCACCGGGCCTGAGGAACCTGCCCCTGCACCGCACCGCCCAGAACCGGATCTGGCTGGAGATCGTGCAGATCGCGCTGGACCTGCCAGCCTGGATGCCGATGCTCGCACTGACCGGCAAGGCCAGACTCTGGGAGCCCCGCCGTCTGCGACTCCGCCTTTTCACCACGGCCGGACAACTCGTGACCACCGGCCGCCGGCGAATCCTCCGCCTGGCCCGGCACTGGCCCTGGACCAGCCACATCACCACCGCTCTCGAACAGCTCGCACTCCTGCCGAACCCCGGCTGACCGACGGATTCCCCGTCGCTACGACAGCAGCTCGACACCCGGAGCAGTGGAACCCGGAGCCGCCCCAAGGTGACACTCGGGCCCCGGGCCTGCACAACCTCGGCCCACAACGCAAAAACGGTCCACCGACTCCGTCGGCGGACCGTCACGCAAAGATCGAGGCTAGCGGCCGCTCACGACCACCCCCTGTAGTCAATCTCGCCAAACCAGACGTCTTGCCAGTCAGTCTCGAAGGTGCCCTCGTACTGGCGGGAGTTCCAGTAGAAGCAGTCGCCTGGATAGATGCCCATGCCTTCCGGCGCGCCGTGTCCGTCGAAGTACACGTCGCGGTAGACGGTGCCACCGCCCTGGGCCGAAGTCGGCTTGTGGCGCATGTCGTCGCCGTCCGGGTAGCTGTCCATTAGGAAAGACACTGTGCGCTGCGCACAGCGCTTGGTCGAGTAGTGCGACCAGCCGTCATCGTAAACCGTCCCAGAGATGCCCTCGTAAGAGGCCGACGCAGGACTTATCGCAGCGATACCCGCGAAGGCAGCGGTCGCGGCGACCACTCCTAAGCGACGCATCATCGTCATGCTTTCCCCTAACTCACACCAGTTCAGGCATGCCGCAGAGGGAAGACCTGGCTCCCCCCAGTGCCGACGGTCAATGTAACCGCCGCCCCAAGTGTCACTCCACGCATAAGGATGATCGACGATGTGACATGCATCATGTGCAATACGTGTTTGAATGGTGACTCTGCGTTCGAGAGTGTCCGAACGACGTCGACCCTCAGACCGCACCGCCCCGACGACGTCCAGGAGGCGCGCGCCCTGCGCGGCGGGACCACCGCAGAGCTGGCCGCCGCGCATGCCCGCATCACTCAGGAGTCGGCCGAGAGATGCGCACCGGCTCTGGGTGATGCCGTTCTCTCGGCAGATGCGCTCGTCCAGCACCTCGACCGGCTGAGGGTGAGCTTGACTCTGAAGCTTCTATAGATCGTCAAGCTGTAGGAGACGACCCGGGTGCCTTGCTGAATGCGCTGGTGAGGTGGTGGTAGACCGCTCGCGCGACGAAGCGCTTGAGGCATCTGAAGATGTCCTTCGTCTTGAGTCCTTGGCGGGTGCGTCGTGCGACGTAGTCGCGGGTGCGCGGGTCGTGACGTATGCGGACCAGCACGATCGTGTGCAGTGCGCGGTTGGCCTGGCGGTCTCCGCCACGGTTGAGTCGGTGGCGGTCGGTGCGCCCGGAGGATGCCGGCACGGGTGCGGTAGCGCAGAGGTGGGCGAAGGAGGCCTCGGAGGCGAGTCTGTCGGGGTTGTCCCTGCGGTGACCAGCAGTTCGCCGGCGGTCTCGGTCCCGACGCCCAGCAGCGTGAGCAGTCCGGGTGCGGTGTGAGTGATCAGGGCGCGAAGCTCGGCGTCCGCGTCTGCTATCTCCTCGCTCAGGTACCGGTAGCGCCTGGCCAGATGCTTGAGGGCTGTGGCTTTATCGAGCAGTAGCGACGTCGCTTGTCGATGGGTTTGGGAGGCGCCCTGTTTCACGGATGGGTGATGTCGACGAGTTTGGGAGGCACCCGGGTTCTTGCCAGGGCAGCATCGACATGCTCCTGGTGAGGTGCTGGTCATGCTGCGGATGTCGAAGGTCGAGCTGTACGCGGCGATCCGGCGTGACCACCGTGGCGGCATGTCGATGCGGGAGCTTGAGCGCAAGCACGGTGTGACGTGGCGGACGGTGCGGAAGGCGTTGGACTCGTCGTGGCCAGAGCCGCGTAAGAAGCTGCCGCCGCGGGCGACCGGACTGGACCGCTACAAGCCGGTGATCGACGAGATCCTGCGGGCGGACCTGGACGCGCCGCGCAAGCAGCGGCACACGGTCACCCGGCTCTTCCACCGGCTGGTCAAGGAACACGGCGCCGACGTCTCCTACGGGATGGTCCGCTACTACGTCGCGGCCCGGAA contains the following coding sequences:
- a CDS encoding helix-turn-helix domain-containing protein, coding for MNKKMGIVWNLRLRMAEQGMFQTTELMPLLAERGIDLSREQVYRLVTHPPQRLSMDTLAALCDILGCTPNDLVEVRVTNTQVRKTAADGRGGRGGTGAGTPQHHPPGCTASTPTFAGTPTP
- a CDS encoding tyrosine-type recombinase/integrase, which gives rise to MHLMEGRVDLPGASHLVLVKHVVPLDPEPTVFEAILEGWARQQRVRFLKDDTINRRLALVQRLARFSGQYPWQWNAAEIEAFIDHLRSTSRSFAVSTARGHLGNLRMFLEFVTDPRYGWTAVCRERFGEVPQQVLGEWNTIAHTDDYEGRPGRRPFTYDEVQVLFDAADGLAEEIRARRRKGALAAQRDAALLKTFYAFGLRRREAWGMDRVDWRRNPQMPALGRFGVAQVRWGKSSRGGPPKRRTVLLVPEMDWAVPVLDHWECELRPRFSPGEHPAWWVTERRGRMSCRRMDEVFAHVRAVAGLDEELDLHCLRHSYITHLIEFGYPERFVQDQVGHRYGSTTAVYTGVSLEYRNRLLNRSLQARHTELWEPTS